One window of the Streptomyces asoensis genome contains the following:
- the trpS gene encoding tryptophan--tRNA ligase: MASDRPRVLSGIQPTAGSFHLGNYLGAVRQWVALQETHDAFYMVVDLHAITVPQDPKELSANTRLAAAQLLAAGLDPDRCTLFVQSHVPEHAQLAWVMNCLTGMGEAGRMTQFKDKSARQGADRASVGLFTYPILQVADILLYQADEVPVGEDQRQHIELTRDLAERFNGRFGETFTIPKPHILKETGKIYDLQDPSIKMSKSASTPKGLINLLDDPKATAKKVKSAVTDTDTVVRYDTENKPGISNLLGIYSTLTGIGIPELEQRYEGKLYGALKTDLADVVVDFVTPFRDRTQQYLDDPETLDSILAKGAEKARAVAAETLSQTYGRVGFLPAKH, from the coding sequence ATGGCCTCAGACCGACCCCGCGTGCTCTCCGGAATCCAGCCCACCGCAGGCTCGTTCCACCTCGGCAACTACCTCGGCGCCGTCCGCCAGTGGGTGGCGCTCCAGGAGACCCACGACGCGTTCTACATGGTCGTCGACCTGCACGCGATCACGGTCCCGCAGGACCCGAAGGAGCTCAGCGCCAACACGCGGCTGGCCGCCGCCCAGCTCCTCGCGGCCGGTCTCGACCCGGACCGCTGCACGCTCTTCGTCCAGAGCCACGTCCCCGAGCACGCCCAGCTCGCCTGGGTCATGAACTGCCTCACCGGCATGGGCGAGGCCGGCCGGATGACCCAGTTCAAGGACAAGTCCGCCAGGCAGGGCGCCGACCGCGCCTCCGTGGGCCTGTTCACGTACCCGATCCTCCAGGTCGCGGACATCCTGCTGTACCAGGCCGACGAGGTCCCGGTCGGTGAGGACCAGCGCCAGCACATCGAGCTGACCCGCGACCTCGCGGAGCGCTTCAACGGCCGCTTCGGCGAGACCTTCACGATCCCGAAGCCGCACATCCTGAAGGAGACGGGCAAGATCTACGACCTCCAGGACCCGTCGATCAAGATGAGCAAGTCGGCGTCCACGCCGAAGGGCCTCATCAACCTGCTCGACGACCCGAAGGCGACCGCGAAGAAGGTCAAGAGCGCGGTCACGGACACCGACACGGTCGTCCGCTACGACACCGAGAACAAGCCCGGCATCAGCAACCTGCTCGGCATCTACTCGACGCTGACCGGCATCGGCATCCCCGAGCTGGAGCAGCGGTACGAGGGCAAGCTCTACGGCGCGCTCAAGACGGACCTCGCCGACGTCGTCGTCGACTTCGTGACGCCGTTCCGGGACCGCACCCAGCAGTACCTGGACGACCCCGAGACGCTCGACTCGATCCTGGCCAAGGGCGCGGAGAAGGCGCGCGCCGTCGCCGCGGAGACGCTTTCCCAGACGTACGGGCGAGTGGGCTTCCTGCCCGCGAAGCACTGA
- a CDS encoding DMT family transporter, whose product MVCALGAAVCFGTATVLQAMAARAAAGGSGGEAALLLRAVREWRYLAGLALDGLGFLFQIAALRSVPIYAVGAALASSLAVTAVVAARLLRVRLSRTEWAAVGVVCAGLAMLGLAAGTEGEESGPQALPWVMLGVAGGVLLLGLAGTRLTGRGRALVLGLGAGFGFGVVEVAVRLIDSLAPSELLTDPAVYALLLGGGAAFLLLTSALQRGSVTTATAGMVIGETIGPALVGVVWLGDRTREGLGWLAVLGFAVAVAGALALARFGEAPEAVPAAEPAPEPPVRPSPP is encoded by the coding sequence ATGGTGTGCGCCCTCGGCGCGGCGGTCTGCTTCGGTACGGCGACGGTGCTTCAGGCGATGGCGGCGCGGGCGGCCGCCGGCGGGAGCGGCGGGGAGGCGGCGCTGCTGCTGCGGGCGGTACGGGAGTGGCGGTATCTGGCGGGGCTCGCGCTGGACGGGCTGGGGTTCCTGTTCCAGATCGCCGCGCTGCGGTCGGTGCCGATCTACGCCGTGGGGGCGGCCCTCGCGTCGAGCCTGGCGGTGACGGCGGTGGTCGCGGCGCGGCTGTTGCGGGTACGGCTGAGCCGGACCGAGTGGGCGGCGGTGGGGGTGGTGTGCGCGGGGCTGGCGATGCTGGGACTGGCGGCGGGGACGGAGGGCGAGGAGAGCGGGCCGCAGGCGTTGCCGTGGGTGATGCTCGGCGTGGCGGGCGGGGTGCTGCTGCTGGGGCTGGCCGGAACGCGGCTGACCGGGCGCGGACGGGCGCTGGTGCTGGGCCTCGGGGCCGGTTTCGGGTTCGGGGTGGTGGAGGTGGCGGTGCGGTTGATCGACTCCCTCGCCCCGTCGGAGCTGCTCACCGACCCGGCGGTGTACGCCCTGCTGCTGGGTGGCGGTGCCGCGTTCCTGCTGCTGACGTCGGCTCTCCAGCGGGGGTCGGTGACGACCGCCACGGCCGGGATGGTGATCGGGGAGACGATCGGGCCGGCGCTGGTGGGCGTGGTGTGGCTGGGCGACCGCACCCGGGAGGGGCTCGGCTGGCTGGCCGTGCTCGGCTTCGCCGTCGCCGTGGCGGGAGCGCTGGCACTCGCCCGGTTCGGCGAGGCGCCCGAAGCGGTACCCGCGGCGGAACCGGCACCGGAGCCGCCGGTCAGGCCATCGCCTCCGTGA
- a CDS encoding decaprenylphospho-beta-D-erythro-pentofuranosid-2-ulose 2-reductase, translating into MKDAFGLPQSLLVLGGTSGIALATARRLIARRTRTVWLAGRPSPALESAAAELRTLGADVHTVPFDALDPESHETVLGKVFTEGDVDTVLLAFGVLGDQANDERDPAAAVRVAQTNYTGAVSAGLVAARALQTQGHGSLVVLSSVAGERARRSNFIYGSSKAGLDAFAQGLGDALHGTGVHVMVVRPGFVRTKMTAGLAEAPLATTPEAVATAVELGLRRRSETVWVPGVLRVVMSALRHAPRGLFRRLPI; encoded by the coding sequence ATGAAGGACGCCTTCGGCCTCCCCCAGTCCCTTCTCGTCCTCGGCGGCACCTCCGGGATCGCGCTGGCCACCGCGCGCCGTCTGATCGCCCGCCGCACCCGCACGGTGTGGCTGGCCGGGCGCCCGTCGCCCGCCCTGGAGTCGGCCGCCGCCGAGCTGCGCACCCTGGGGGCGGACGTCCACACCGTCCCCTTCGACGCGCTCGACCCCGAGTCCCACGAGACGGTCCTCGGCAAGGTCTTCACCGAGGGCGACGTCGACACGGTGCTGCTCGCCTTCGGCGTCCTCGGCGACCAGGCGAACGACGAGCGCGACCCGGCGGCCGCGGTGCGCGTCGCGCAGACCAACTACACGGGGGCGGTGTCGGCGGGGCTGGTCGCCGCGCGCGCCCTCCAGACCCAGGGCCACGGCTCCCTGGTCGTCCTCTCCTCCGTCGCCGGCGAGCGGGCCCGCCGCTCGAACTTCATCTACGGCTCCAGCAAGGCGGGCCTCGACGCCTTCGCCCAGGGGCTGGGCGACGCGCTGCACGGCACGGGCGTGCACGTCATGGTCGTCCGCCCCGGGTTCGTCCGCACGAAGATGACCGCCGGGCTGGCGGAGGCGCCGCTGGCGACCACGCCGGAGGCGGTCGCCACGGCCGTCGAGCTGGGGCTGCGGCGCCGCTCGGAGACGGTGTGGGTACCGGGCGTGCTGCGCGTGGTGATGTCGGCCCTGCGCCACGCACCCCGCGGACTGTTCCGCAGACTGCCGATCTAG
- a CDS encoding YihY/virulence factor BrkB family protein, translating to MDWLKKLPGIGPWVARLMATHAWRSYERLDRVKWTRLAAAMTFVSFVALFPLLTVAAAVAAATLSESQQHELQDKIADQVPGISDQLDINGLVQNAGAIGLIAGALLLLTGIGWVGQMRDCLRAVWERPDDDENPVLRKAKDTGVLVGFGGAVLLTLAISTVASALVGWITEQSGIDKEGWGSVLLRVAAFSVAVLADFLLLLYVLTLLPGVEPPRRRLVVAALIGAIGFELLKLLLSGYMQGVAAKSMYGAFGVPIALLLWINFTSKLVLYCAAWTATGSVPDNPRDIDVSDDVVPGPAAASGG from the coding sequence ATGGACTGGCTGAAGAAGCTCCCCGGCATCGGGCCGTGGGTCGCGCGCCTCATGGCCACGCACGCGTGGCGGTCGTACGAGCGACTGGACCGGGTGAAGTGGACGCGGCTGGCCGCCGCCATGACCTTCGTCAGCTTCGTCGCGCTCTTCCCGCTGCTGACCGTGGCCGCCGCCGTCGCCGCCGCCACGCTGAGCGAGTCCCAGCAGCACGAGCTCCAGGACAAGATCGCCGACCAGGTCCCCGGCATCTCCGACCAACTGGACATCAACGGCCTGGTCCAGAACGCGGGCGCCATCGGCCTCATCGCCGGTGCGCTGCTGCTGCTCACCGGAATCGGCTGGGTCGGCCAGATGCGGGACTGTCTGCGCGCCGTCTGGGAGCGGCCCGACGACGACGAGAACCCCGTCCTGCGCAAGGCCAAGGACACCGGCGTCCTCGTCGGCTTCGGCGGCGCCGTCCTGCTCACCCTCGCCATCTCCACCGTCGCCTCGGCGCTGGTCGGCTGGATCACCGAGCAGTCCGGCATCGACAAGGAGGGCTGGGGCAGCGTCCTGCTGCGCGTCGCCGCGTTCTCCGTCGCCGTCCTCGCCGACTTCCTGCTCCTGCTGTACGTCCTCACGCTGCTGCCCGGCGTCGAACCCCCGCGCCGCCGCCTCGTCGTCGCCGCGCTCATCGGCGCCATCGGCTTCGAACTGCTGAAGCTGCTGCTGAGCGGCTATATGCAGGGTGTGGCCGCCAAGAGCATGTACGGCGCGTTCGGCGTGCCCATCGCCCTGCTGCTGTGGATCAACTTCACCTCGAAGCTGGTCCTGTACTGCGCCGCCTGGACGGCGACGGGCAGCGTCCCCGACAACCCGCGCGACATCGACGTCAGCGACGACGTCGTACCAGGTCCGGCAGCGGCCAGCGGCGGTTGA
- a CDS encoding glutathionylspermidine synthase family protein, which produces MRRHSIEPRPDWQRTVEDQGLVYPLTRHPDGRLRPYWDESAYYVFTLDEVEALEETVEELHTMCLAAAAHLVESDRLADLGITDPRIAAAVVEAWHRRAELPSVYGRFDLRYDGTGPAKLLEYNADTPTSLVEAASPQWFWMEERFPGADQWNSLHERLIAAWKKQGPLLPPGSPLYFAHSSEDELGEDLMTVAYLKETAEQAGLDTDWISMEEIGWDPLSGRFVDRQLRFIRSCFKLYPWEWLTTDRFAGHVLDTLDNGGGTGTTLWIEPAWKMLLSNKALLAVLWELYPGHPNLLPAYLDGPRELAATTGYVAKPLLGREGAGVTLHEPGGDPAPRTDEACCYQQLAPLPAFDGNHVVLGAWMVEDESAGLGIRESSGLITDEYARFLPHVIL; this is translated from the coding sequence ATGCGACGTCACAGCATCGAACCCCGCCCCGACTGGCAGCGGACCGTCGAGGACCAGGGCCTCGTCTACCCCCTCACCCGCCACCCCGACGGCCGCCTGCGCCCGTACTGGGACGAGAGCGCGTACTACGTCTTCACCCTCGACGAGGTCGAGGCGCTGGAGGAGACCGTCGAGGAACTGCACACCATGTGCCTGGCGGCGGCCGCCCACCTCGTCGAGTCCGACCGCCTCGCCGACCTCGGCATCACCGACCCGCGGATCGCGGCGGCGGTCGTCGAGGCCTGGCACCGGCGTGCCGAACTCCCGTCCGTCTACGGCCGTTTCGACCTCCGCTACGACGGCACCGGCCCGGCGAAACTCCTGGAGTACAACGCCGACACCCCCACCTCGCTGGTGGAGGCGGCCTCCCCCCAGTGGTTCTGGATGGAGGAACGATTCCCCGGCGCCGACCAGTGGAACTCCCTCCACGAACGCCTGATCGCCGCCTGGAAGAAGCAGGGCCCTCTCCTCCCGCCCGGCAGCCCGCTCTACTTCGCGCACTCCTCGGAGGACGAGCTGGGCGAGGACCTCATGACGGTCGCCTACCTCAAGGAGACCGCCGAGCAGGCCGGCCTGGACACCGACTGGATCTCCATGGAGGAGATCGGCTGGGACCCGCTGTCCGGCCGCTTCGTCGACCGGCAACTCCGCTTCATCCGCAGCTGCTTCAAGCTCTACCCCTGGGAGTGGCTGACGACCGACCGCTTCGCGGGCCATGTCCTCGACACCCTCGACAACGGCGGCGGCACCGGCACGACCCTGTGGATCGAACCGGCCTGGAAGATGCTCCTCAGCAACAAGGCCCTGCTGGCCGTCCTGTGGGAGCTGTACCCCGGACACCCCAACCTCCTCCCCGCCTACCTCGACGGCCCCCGCGAACTGGCGGCCACCACCGGCTATGTGGCCAAGCCGCTGCTGGGCCGCGAGGGCGCCGGCGTCACCCTGCACGAACCGGGCGGCGATCCCGCCCCGCGCACCGACGAAGCCTGCTGCTACCAGCAGTTGGCGCCCCTCCCCGCGTTCGACGGCAACCACGTCGTCCTCGGCGCGTGGATGGTGGAGGACGAGTCGGCCGGCCTCGGCATCCGCGAGTCCTCCGGCCTGATCACGGACGAGTACGCCCGCTTCCTGCCCCACGTGATCCTCTAG
- a CDS encoding FAD-binding oxidoreductase — MLAETTTENVSVTGWGRTAPSVGRLVRPRTYAEAVTAVRDCGPRGGIPRGLGRAYGDAAQNAGGAVIDLTGLDRIHVIDAADGSVLCDAGVSLHRLMEVLLPLGWFVPVTPGTRYVTVGGAIGADIHGKNHHVSGSFARHVLSFELLTADGTIRTVEQGTDLFDATAGGLGLTGVVLTARIRLQPVGTSLMSVDTERAADLDDLMARLTAGDHRYRYSVAWIDLLARGAATGRAVLTRGEHAPLDALPARARRAPLAFRPSRLPTAPAFLPSGLLTRTTVALFNDLWYRSAPRARTGELQSLSAFFHPLDGVPHWNRVYGRDGFVQYQFVVGHGQEDTLRRIVGRVSARRCPSFLAVLKRFGDADPGWLSFPRPGWTLALDIPAGLPGLGAFLDELDEQVATAGGRVYLAKDSRLRPELLTAMYPRLDDFRALRAELDPRGVFVSDLARRLNFQESP, encoded by the coding sequence ATGCTTGCCGAGACCACCACCGAGAACGTCTCCGTCACGGGATGGGGCCGCACCGCTCCCTCCGTCGGGCGTCTGGTCCGCCCCCGGACCTACGCGGAGGCCGTGACGGCGGTCCGGGACTGCGGGCCTCGCGGAGGCATCCCCCGGGGCCTGGGGCGGGCCTACGGGGACGCGGCGCAGAACGCCGGCGGGGCGGTGATCGACCTGACCGGCCTGGACCGGATCCACGTCATCGACGCCGCCGACGGAAGCGTCCTGTGCGACGCGGGAGTCTCCCTGCACCGGCTCATGGAAGTCCTGCTGCCGCTCGGCTGGTTCGTGCCCGTGACCCCCGGCACCCGGTACGTGACCGTGGGCGGCGCGATCGGCGCCGACATCCACGGCAAGAACCACCATGTTTCCGGGTCCTTCGCCCGGCATGTGCTGTCCTTCGAACTGCTCACGGCGGACGGCACGATCCGCACGGTGGAGCAGGGCACCGACCTGTTCGACGCGACCGCCGGCGGCCTGGGCCTGACCGGCGTCGTCCTGACGGCCAGGATCCGGCTCCAGCCGGTCGGGACGTCGCTGATGTCGGTCGACACCGAGCGGGCCGCCGACCTCGACGACCTGATGGCCCGGCTGACGGCCGGCGACCACCGCTACCGCTACTCGGTCGCGTGGATCGACCTCCTCGCGCGCGGTGCGGCCACCGGACGCGCGGTCCTGACCCGCGGCGAGCACGCACCCCTGGACGCGCTGCCCGCCCGCGCGCGCAGGGCCCCGCTCGCGTTCCGCCCGTCCCGGCTGCCGACCGCTCCCGCGTTCCTGCCGAGCGGCCTGCTCACCCGCACGACCGTCGCATTGTTCAACGATCTCTGGTACCGCAGCGCGCCACGCGCGCGTACCGGCGAACTCCAGAGCCTGTCCGCCTTCTTCCACCCCCTCGACGGCGTCCCGCACTGGAACCGCGTCTACGGCCGCGACGGCTTCGTGCAGTACCAGTTCGTCGTCGGGCACGGCCAGGAGGACACCCTGCGCCGGATCGTGGGGCGCGTCTCCGCCCGCCGCTGCCCGTCCTTCCTGGCCGTCCTCAAACGGTTCGGGGACGCCGACCCCGGCTGGCTGTCCTTCCCGCGCCCGGGCTGGACCCTCGCCCTGGACATCCCGGCCGGGCTGCCCGGCCTCGGCGCCTTCCTCGACGAGCTGGACGAGCAGGTGGCCACCGCGGGCGGCCGCGTCTACCTCGCCAAGGACTCCCGGCTGCGCCCCGAACTGCTCACCGCGATGTACCCACGCCTCGACGACTTCCGCGCGCTGCGCGCGGAGCTGGACCCGCGTGGGGTGTTCGTGTCGGACCTCGCCCGCCGGCTCAACTTCCAGGAGTCACCATGA
- a CDS encoding phosphatase PAP2 family protein — translation MDELDDLDHRILSALHARGADPRVARVARALSWTGEHGALWLAAGVVGAAVDGSRRGAWLRATALTAGAHAASVGVKRIVRRPRPAHVEPLVRTAGRHSFPSSHATSAAAAAVAYGALGAYAAAPLAAAMCLSRLVAGVHHPSDVAAGAALGAVTARLGARWMREGHHG, via the coding sequence ATGGACGAACTCGACGACCTGGACCACCGGATCCTCTCGGCGCTCCACGCCCGGGGCGCGGACCCACGCGTCGCCCGCGTCGCCCGCGCCCTCTCCTGGACGGGCGAGCACGGCGCCCTGTGGCTCGCGGCAGGCGTCGTGGGAGCCGCCGTCGACGGCTCCCGGCGCGGCGCCTGGCTGCGCGCCACCGCACTCACCGCGGGCGCGCACGCCGCCAGCGTGGGAGTGAAACGTATCGTCCGACGCCCGCGCCCCGCCCACGTCGAACCCCTCGTGCGCACCGCGGGACGGCACTCCTTCCCCAGCTCGCACGCGACCTCCGCCGCGGCCGCCGCCGTCGCCTACGGCGCGCTCGGGGCGTACGCCGCCGCACCGCTCGCCGCCGCGATGTGTCTCTCCCGCCTGGTCGCCGGCGTCCACCACCCCTCCGACGTGGCGGCGGGCGCGGCCCTGGGGGCGGTCACCGCGCGGTTGGGGGCACGCTGGATGAGAGAGGGCCACCATGGCTGA
- a CDS encoding decaprenyl-phosphate phosphoribosyltransferase, whose product MAEALLHQQRTHRPPAPRPPSHRPGTLVGGLLRTTRPKQWVKNILVVAAPAAAGRLFSLHAVTRLALVFALFTACAAAVYLINDARDAEADRAHPTKRHRPIAAGQVPVPVAYGVAGALAVLAPTAAAWLTTPAVAVLLTAYLGMQLAYCVSLKHVLVVDLVVVTTGFLMRAMAGGLALGIPLSRWFLITTGFGALFMVAAKRYSEAVQMAGTAGATRVLLTEYTTGYLRFVWQLAAGVAVLGYCLWALEGGGVPHTSVLPWRELSVVAFILAVLRYAVFADRGTAGEPEEVVLGDRALALIGLAWLAVYALAVADR is encoded by the coding sequence ATGGCTGAGGCACTGCTCCACCAACAGCGCACGCACCGCCCGCCGGCCCCCCGGCCCCCGAGCCACCGCCCCGGCACCCTCGTCGGCGGCCTCCTGCGGACCACCCGCCCCAAGCAGTGGGTCAAGAACATCCTGGTCGTCGCCGCCCCCGCCGCGGCCGGCCGGCTCTTCTCCCTGCACGCGGTCACCCGACTCGCCCTCGTCTTCGCCCTGTTCACCGCCTGCGCCGCCGCCGTCTACCTGATCAACGACGCCCGTGACGCCGAGGCCGACCGTGCCCACCCCACCAAGCGGCACCGCCCGATCGCCGCCGGACAGGTCCCGGTGCCCGTCGCGTACGGCGTCGCGGGCGCCCTCGCGGTCCTCGCGCCGACCGCCGCCGCCTGGCTGACGACACCCGCCGTCGCGGTGCTCCTCACCGCCTACCTGGGCATGCAACTGGCGTACTGCGTCAGCCTGAAGCACGTCCTGGTCGTCGACCTCGTCGTCGTCACGACCGGCTTTCTGATGCGGGCGATGGCGGGCGGACTCGCCCTGGGGATCCCGCTCTCCCGCTGGTTCCTGATCACCACCGGGTTCGGGGCGCTGTTCATGGTCGCGGCCAAGCGCTACTCCGAGGCCGTCCAGATGGCCGGCACGGCGGGCGCCACACGCGTGCTGCTCACCGAGTACACCACCGGCTACCTGCGCTTCGTCTGGCAGCTGGCGGCCGGGGTCGCCGTGCTCGGCTACTGCCTGTGGGCCCTGGAGGGGGGCGGCGTCCCGCACACGAGCGTGCTGCCCTGGCGCGAGCTGTCCGTGGTCGCGTTCATCCTGGCGGTCCTGCGGTACGCCGTCTTCGCCGACCGGGGCACCGCGGGCGAGCCCGAGGAGGTCGTCCTGGGCGACCGCGCCCTCGCCCTGATCGGCCTGGCCTGGCTGGCCGTGTACGCCCTCGCGGTGGCCGATCGGTGA
- a CDS encoding 2'-5' RNA ligase family protein → MGTVTIGVSIAVPEPHGSLLQERRLGFGDVAAHGIPTHVTLLPPTEVGASALAAVEAHLTEVAAAGRPFPMRLSGTGTFRPMSPVVYVRVVQGADTCAWLQHRIRAASGPLTRELQFPYHPHVTVAHGIDDAAMDRAFEELAHYEAEWSCTGFALAEQGADGVWRKLRDYAFGGAVVPPQAAHVDRGSLPTR, encoded by the coding sequence GTGGGGACCGTAACGATCGGTGTGTCGATCGCGGTCCCGGAGCCCCACGGCAGCCTGCTCCAGGAGCGGCGCCTGGGCTTCGGCGACGTCGCGGCTCACGGCATCCCCACGCACGTCACGCTGCTGCCGCCGACCGAGGTCGGGGCGAGCGCGCTGGCGGCCGTCGAAGCGCACCTCACCGAGGTCGCCGCGGCCGGCCGCCCCTTCCCGATGAGGCTGTCCGGCACCGGCACCTTCCGGCCCATGTCGCCGGTGGTCTACGTGCGGGTCGTCCAGGGCGCCGACACCTGCGCCTGGCTCCAGCATCGGATCCGGGCCGCCTCCGGGCCGCTGACCCGCGAGCTCCAGTTCCCCTACCATCCGCATGTCACCGTCGCGCACGGCATCGACGACGCGGCGATGGACCGGGCCTTCGAGGAGCTCGCCCACTACGAGGCGGAGTGGTCCTGCACCGGCTTCGCCCTCGCCGAGCAGGGCGCCGACGGCGTCTGGCGCAAACTGCGCGACTACGCCTTCGGGGGCGCGGTCGTCCCCCCGCAGGCGGCCCACGTCGACCGGGGCTCACTGCCGACGCGCTAG
- a CDS encoding glycine hydroxymethyltransferase: MSEQQSLSTESTAFRAALDVIRAVEPRVADAIGQEVHDQREMLKLIASENYASPATLLAMGNWFSDKYAEGTVGRRFYAGCRNVDTVEALAAEHARELFGARHAYVQPHSGIDANLVAFWSILADRVEVPALAKAGVRQVNDLSDADWAELRQAFGNQRMLGMSLDAGGHLTHGFRPNISGKMFNQRSYGTDPATGLIDYEALRASARDFKPLIIVAGYSAYPRLVNFRIMREIADEVGATLMVDMAHFAGLVAGKVLTGDFDPVPHAQIVTTTTHKSLRGPRGGMVLCDDSLKDQVDRGCPMVLGGPLPHVMAAKAVALAEARRPSFQDYAQRIVDNSRALAEGLMRRGATLVTGGTDNHLNLIDVASSYGLTGRQAEAALLDSGIVTNRNAIPADPNGAWYTSGIRIGTPALTTRGLGTAEMDEVAALIDRVLTTTEPGTTKSGAPSKAAHVLDAKVADEISQRATDLVAGFPLYPEIDLG; encoded by the coding sequence ATGTCCGAGCAGCAGTCCCTCTCCACCGAGTCCACCGCCTTCCGTGCCGCACTCGACGTGATCCGCGCCGTCGAGCCGCGTGTCGCCGACGCCATCGGCCAGGAGGTCCACGACCAGCGCGAGATGCTCAAGCTGATCGCCTCCGAGAACTACGCCTCGCCGGCCACCCTCCTCGCGATGGGCAACTGGTTCAGCGACAAGTACGCCGAGGGAACCGTCGGCCGCCGCTTCTACGCCGGCTGCCGCAACGTGGACACCGTCGAGGCGCTGGCCGCCGAGCACGCCCGCGAGCTCTTCGGCGCCCGCCACGCGTACGTCCAGCCGCACTCCGGCATCGACGCCAACCTGGTCGCCTTCTGGTCGATCCTCGCCGACCGCGTCGAGGTCCCGGCCCTCGCCAAGGCGGGCGTCCGCCAGGTCAACGACCTCTCCGACGCCGACTGGGCCGAGCTGCGCCAGGCCTTCGGCAACCAGCGCATGCTCGGCATGTCCCTGGACGCCGGCGGCCACCTCACCCACGGCTTCAGGCCCAACATCAGCGGCAAAATGTTCAATCAGCGCTCCTACGGCACCGACCCGGCCACCGGCCTGATCGACTACGAGGCCCTGCGCGCCTCGGCCCGCGACTTCAAGCCGCTGATCATCGTCGCGGGCTACTCCGCGTACCCCCGTCTGGTGAACTTCCGGATCATGCGCGAGATCGCCGACGAGGTCGGCGCGACCCTCATGGTCGACATGGCGCACTTCGCAGGACTGGTCGCGGGCAAGGTCCTGACCGGCGACTTCGACCCGGTCCCGCACGCCCAGATCGTGACGACCACCACCCACAAGTCCCTGCGCGGCCCCCGCGGCGGCATGGTCCTGTGCGACGACTCGCTCAAGGACCAGGTGGACCGCGGCTGCCCGATGGTCCTCGGCGGCCCGCTCCCGCACGTCATGGCCGCCAAGGCCGTCGCCCTGGCGGAGGCCCGTCGGCCGTCCTTCCAGGACTACGCCCAGCGCATCGTCGACAACTCCCGCGCGCTCGCCGAGGGCCTGATGCGGCGCGGCGCGACCCTGGTCACCGGCGGCACGGACAACCACCTGAACCTGATCGACGTGGCCTCCTCCTACGGTCTCACCGGCCGCCAGGCCGAGGCGGCGCTGCTCGACTCGGGCATCGTCACCAACCGCAACGCCATCCCCGCCGACCCGAACGGCGCCTGGTACACCTCCGGCATCCGCATCGGAACGCCGGCGCTGACGACCCGGGGCCTGGGCACGGCCGAGATGGACGAGGTCGCCGCCCTGATCGACCGAGTCCTCACCACGACGGAGCCGGGCACGACCAAGTCGGGCGCCCCCTCGAAGGCCGCCCACGTCCTGGACGCGAAGGTCGCGGACGAGATCTCCCAGCGGGCGACCGACCTGGTGGCGGGCTTCCCGCTGTACCCGGAGATCGACCTCGGCTGA